cgttatttaaaattaatagataatatattttgtatttaaattttaaataatattttacatgtgtatattgtacaccGTTTgacattaatatgattttttggaatttagatacaatgattattttactagTGTTATTGTCTATGCTACACACCGGATTGGCGGAAATTACCGGATACGATGAAACGGAAAAAAACTTACTCACAAAATtaggtaaaatttattttgtacaattattattgcaataataatttcaatcacAATTGAGtggaaataattgtattgaattatcgatttattataaaggttTAAATCGAAGACCTGCAACAGAAACAAACGTAAAGATACCACCTGCCACTATGGAGCTGTATAAATCGATGTTAGAACAAAATATGACAACACATTTTTCTCTTCCTGGTTTGCATACAACGTCTGCTAATACTGTTAGAGCTTACGCCAACAAAGgtgaaaataaagtttttcatattatatagtgtatttattacctatgtattattatttatacattaagtatataatatctgaATTACGTAAAAAGTtaacatttatgtttaatacttacctttataatattttttcaaaataaaatagattaatactaatttatattgaatattacattaccctaagctaatatattttagtataacatTCCGACACTCGtatatttgatgaaattaacTATAACGGTTATATTTGTACAGGATCAACTCCAATTAATGCTAagtctaaaaaatataggcTACAGTTCGATATAGATTCTCTACCAGAAGGAGACCAGGTTAAAGCTGCTGAAATTCGTTTTACAATGAAATACGATCAAGTACTACGCAATGAAGAATCTATTCATGtgattatacatgatataatcaAACCTGGCACAAAGGGTCTATCAAAACCTGTTCTCaggtaattataaacaattaagcaaataatattactatagtaggtttaattaatataataatatgtaatacgtgtatatacatttttgattgttaattgaataattattaaatatatgtcatatttgtatatttatagagTTATCGAATcgaaatcaattaatatgtcAACAATTTCAAAGACCGAAAGTTTTGACGTAACACCTTTTATAGAAAGACTGACGAAGAACAATTTCAAAGACAACCATGGTATGTTAGTACAATGTGTCACAGAGTCTGGTAGTCACACACATTTGCTCAGCGTATTTGATTTTGTATCACCTGAAAATACATTGCTATTGGTTTATACCGACGACGGGACaattagtaagtataattatgttCTCACTATAAGATTAACCAGATATCGATATTTGTTGCGAATATAAGTACATCAAAACTAggctaaatatttgaaacggTCCGGTTTTCCTGAACGCGAGAGttttttaatgcttttaaatacaattaattattcaaaattattttcttaattattaatctctAAATTTTGTACaatcaaaattttgtttttttgagtTAAGGCTACAGTTTGATAGCGACGATAGCTTTTGTTTTTCTCTACAAAACTGAAAATGCTATACTGCCACAAGTCGTAGCCGGTGTTTCCGGTGACAAAAACCATGTGAGTTGCGGACGAAATCTAAAAAGGTAACATACGAATTGcggacaaaaatataacataactgtggacaaatttcaattattatttttgatataacgATTGTGGACATTGGGAAATTACTGTTTGATAATGACGATATTGAGACGgctgtcaaaaaaataaaaatattcatggtaattttaaaaataacaattgttctTTTgcaaaacacaaatatttttaactacacttaccaatttttttaatggcttGTCCTAAGTCCTGAAAAAGTGGTgaaaggaaaatatatttgtgtccGCAACTCAcgtggtttttatttaaaaaaaactctatACACAATTAGTATTATGACAACGAAACTCGTAtccacaaatattattatactataatattgatctGAAAAATTCGTCCGCAACTAGTACGTGTCTGTCGTAGcatgtattttcaattttgtgtcattattgaatgtattaatttagtagcagataacattttaaaattgaattttcacCAAACTATGTTTTTTAGGTTGTGACGGTATTGTACCAAAGgtgtgattaattattaagcattaaCGTTTGTTCCgaattgtattcaatattatacacatcaaTTGGATTCGAAACCATCTATTTTTAAGTAGttttatttactatgtttGTGCGTTTGGGTtgtgtaaatgtgtatatagaaTTGTAGACGAAGTGATCATTTTAGTGTGTATTTAATGTGTAAAACAATTAGCGGAGCGCTCGTATACGTAACACgtcattataattcattacaattatatatttttttttattcaacattaGCAGCAATTTTCTAATCGTATTCATTATAGCATATTTATTCGATATAACATTTATGAGTAAcatcatttaatttgtaattcaatttatttaaatatacatctcgaaatatttaataattgattttctctaataatattattaatatttttaaatactaaatagtttatactaaataaaaaaaaaaaaattatctaaacttCATgacgaattaaaatatgttttcattgttttcGGAAGCTTTATCCGATTACTAGGAAAATCTATACAGTAGTCAAGAGAtaggtttatttttgtaatgacGTGGACGGGATGAAATCCCGTTAAACTCGAATTACTACCAAAGTTTTATGTCACAATGTTGATTGTTATTCAAACAtgtgattaattatataattaataataatattgtgttattgaaTCGTTGTGTAGGCGACAGTAGCACGATGGAACGGATGTTGCAGCGGAGCAAACGGTCGGCAGACCAAGTAGCGGGGCCGCAGAAGAAAGCGAAAAAGAAGAAGATCTGCCAACGGTATTCGATGTACGTGGATTTTAAAGAAATCGGGTTCAGCGATTGGATCCAAGCTCCGCCGGGATATGACGCGTTCTACTGTCACGGGGAGTGTACGTTCCCGTTGGCTAATCACATCAACGCGTCCAACCACGCGGTTATGCAGACGCTGATAAACTCGTATAATCCGGCTACAGTTTCCCGGGCGTGTTGCGTGCCGACCAAGTTGAGTACACTGACGTTGCTCTATACGGATGACGATGGAAAGATCGTGTTGAAAAACTACCCGGACATGACCGTCGAGGAGTGCGGATGTAGATAATAGCGGCAGTTATTACACGATTGCTATACTTTTCGATACGACGTCAGAACGCGCCtgcgacataatattattatatatacagtaaaaactCTTTAAAACGAAACTCGTTACGACGAAAAACTCTatatcacataaaatatattacattataatagttggTTTGATCTATggtctattatataattctgaTACCCTCTCTATTACGAAATATCTCCACATATAACGTAAGAAACCTCTCAGTCCCTTCAAATTCGTTATACAGAGTTTTCACTgtaactgtattataataataccttagtatatatacatgtatttacaAGACGAATCACTAAGCATACTCTCCCTCTTTTTCATCTTCGATAATGCAATCATTCAAAATCTGATTATTGGAATTttctagttataattaaatatttaaaattaccatattttctaatttttgtgatttatgtgTGGTTTATGTGGAGTGTCCTGTGGATATACAAACTCctacataatttgtaaaaatggtttgagtataataaatattatatgaaataaattttcatctattttatatatccgAAAACCATttctaatattgttattataaacattttattaactaagaAACTACTCGTTCAAATCTTGAAAtagattgttaaaatatataataaacattattaacttaataaattacaggACAAAATTGTGTGTTCTgatttgaaaaacataattttgtttcgCCATAGAACACTCCttagaaatttgaaaataatttattatttaaattaaagtattaataaattcaaaaaattagaaatttaatgaattatttaattcaaaattgggGAGAGCATGCGAGGCgaagtacaataaaaaaaaaatcattatctcAATTTTAAGCCGGATATGGTAGATATAAccacatattaatatgacatataatataatatatctgatatatattttatatgtgcgTATGGGTATTTCCACTTAGCCAAAAGTTTTTAGCctgaaagtttaaaatacaacaaattttttactgttttagcTGTACCTACAttgttgatataaataaatatgtataatgcagTATAAACATcagtatcaaatatttttttttcagtaacatgttaatatttgtacaaaaagAATACTTGTAAATACGTACAAAtcgatataattgtaaaaaataaattataagtctaGTCCAAAGCAAATACAAATcggttttaatgtaaaataactatGATGATTGTGTCTTGGACATGTTTTGTATGTTGAACATATACGACAaccttatattaattattgttactatgATTTCTAttcctattatacatttaagtaatttgttaatattttgttttcattgttattttattaaatgtaactgcattgtacattttttttattactattattattattattattattattatttgaaagctGTGTGTTTTAGTAACAGTATTGTATGTAGATGtagataagtattattaaaaatatttattttaacataatattagtctTTTATGTTTGTAACGCCACGGAAGTAAGCATCccctattaatattaagtttttcaaaCTTTCCAATCTTTAatatcaacaaataatattaaaaatattaacctaaTTTGACTTAAGTACAGCAAAAGTGTGAACATTTATTTGGAGttgaaatatgtattcaaaaatatatggaAGTACCTATTAACGACgttatttatcttttacataaataattccgtccaaatttgaacttaatatgtctataaaatataatttgtgttcataatttttagattttattgttataataagaaatatttaagaagaatcttgtattaaatcatcaaaaattacatataaatcaaacaattttcaCAAAGtcttaactacaaaataatttgcaatttCAAAACTTGCTCACAAGAAATTGAAATGGCTTTCcgatagaattttttttgtatggattgaaaaatattttagttagtaTAACAGGTGTTGGCTTGAAATAATTATCCCAaggtgtattttaatatttgtacagttatgttattatagtatcatgtatatagtgacagaaaatctaaatatcaatctaatttgtattttacgcAGAAGGTCATTAAgagtatgaatatttatatgtaatgaaaatatatattcatgcaTATacagttgtaaaatatatctaaaaagtaaaaatatttatcccgaataaaaaaaattttaaagaaataatatagaaataatgttcataaaatatacgacatattatttgaaataatcgtAGTAtggatgattataaatataaatttacaatttccgGACAAgctttatcatattttaagattagacttacttaacaaattttatcaatatgtcTGGAAACTTTTATAGACTACTTTTCAAGCATGTAAACTCCTCTAAATCtatgattacattttattaataataatgttcatcGACATCAAAACTTAAATTCTACTCTGAACTCAACTATCGTTGAAatgaagtattaataaaaattatattagtaaaaatattcgtttttattggattttattatatagttaaatcaaaaaaatttttatgtcCAACTTATctttggtaaaataatattcttttaaattattttaacatattatttatgttttttaatactttaataataattatcaatgtttatttactatgtttctaataacaataatagatagttatttaataataaatctaagaataatactaaatacttatttaagtaGATCCTTAAGATggagatatttaaatattttaattattatttaacttaattgacaaaatgtttttaatcaaacatAGAATTATcggatagaaaaaatataaatgacaaGTTACAacattttcgttatttttttttttttttgttacaacaaattataatttattgggtatgatttaattttttattagaaatgttATTGTGTATAGTAGGTTACGAGTATCTAATACGTAAAGAATATAGAAGAAAcaccaactataataatacctagttAGTATAaagtactatataaattatgtaaacacTTCAAACTTTcaaccatataaaaataatttaaaaattaagattaatcagcactaaaatactttaaatactaaCACAATAAAATGAATAGCTATAAAAACAGCAAAACTATTACGCTATGAGTGTGGACGTAGCGAGTGTAGGGTGGGGGAAATTGCCCTCCTCTTGCActtcaaacaaaattatatttcttacgccttataaattgaatttt
This genomic stretch from Rhopalosiphum maidis isolate BTI-1 chromosome 3, ASM367621v3, whole genome shotgun sequence harbors:
- the LOC113556510 gene encoding protein decapentaplegic-like: MIILLVLLSMLHTGLAEITGYDETEKNLLTKLGLNRRPATETNVKIPPATMELYKSMLEQNMTTHFSLPGLHTTSANTVRAYANKGSTPINAKSKKYRLQFDIDSLPEGDQVKAAEIRFTMKYDQVLRNEESIHVIIHDIIKPGTKGLSKPVLRVIESKSINMSTISKTESFDVTPFIERLTKNNFKDNHGMLVQCVTESGSHTHLLSVFDFVSPENTLLLVYTDDGTISDSSTMERMLQRSKRSADQVAGPQKKAKKKKICQRYSMYVDFKEIGFSDWIQAPPGYDAFYCHGECTFPLANHINASNHAVMQTLINSYNPATVSRACCVPTKLSTLTLLYTDDDGKIVLKNYPDMTVEECGCR